Within Desulfolithobacter dissulfuricans, the genomic segment GTGTTCCTGGCCCTCACCGGTTCGTCCCCCTGGTTCCGCGGTCTCGATACCGGTCTGGCCTCCTACCGGACCAAGTTGTTCGAGGCCTTGCCGCTGGCCGGTCTTTCCGGTTATTTCGGTTCCTGGCAGGCCTACGAAGACGAGTTGCACATGCTCATGGAGCAGGGGATCATCCACCAGGTGCGGGATCTCTGGTCGGATGTGCGGATCAATCCCTTTTTCGGGACAGTGGAGGTCCGGTCCTGTGACCTGCCTGCCCGCTTTGCGGAAATTGTCGGCATGGCCGGTCTCATTCAGGCCTTTGCCGTCGCCATTGTCGAGGGTGTGGTGGCCCCGGCCCGGATCAATCAGCGGATTCTTGGTTATAACAAGTGGCAGGCGGCCCGGTATGGCCTGGAGGGCCGGTTTCTCGATCCGCTGGGACTTTTTGATTACCGGGTCCTGACCCTGCACCAGGCTGCCGAACAACTTTTTTCCCTGCTTGGCCCCTGGATGGACCGGTTTGGCTCCAGGCAGTGGTGCCACCAGCTGGAAGGGATCCTTGAACGTGGTACCAGTGCCCGGCAGCAGCGGGAGCTGATGCAACAGGAAAACAGCTTTGCAAAAATGATACAGAGCATGCGGGCTCAATTCTGGGAATAATGACTGATAAAGAAATTCGATACACCAGGTCCGTGGTCGCCACCGGGCACGAACTGGTGAGCCAGGCGGCGGCCGATATCCTCGGTGCCGGCGGCAATGCTTTTGACGCCGCCGTGGCTGCCGGTTTTGCCGGTGCGGTTGCCGAACAGACCCTGACCAGTCTGGGCGGCGGTGGATTTCTCCTGGCCCGGACCAGCGGCAAGGATGGGCCGGTGGAGGAAATCGTCTTTGATTTTTTTGTCGATACGCCGGGCAGGGGGCTGGCCGAGATGCCCCGGCCGCATTTTTTTCCGGTTACGGTACAGTTCGGCGGTTCGGATCAGGAATTCAACATCGGCCTTGGTTCGGTGGCCGTGCCCGGGACACTCAAGGGCCTTCTCCATGTCCATGAGCGGCTTGGCCGACTGCCCCTTGCAGATATCCTGTCTCCGGCCATTGACCTGGCCCGGGGGCACCGGCTCAACGATTTTCAGGCCGGTTTTCTCCGGTTGCTCCACCCCATCGTCACCCTGACCCCGGAAGGTCGGGCGCTTTATGAGCCTGGGGACCAGTTTCTCCGGCCGGGCGATGTTCTGCAGAATCCAGCCCTGGCGGCTTTTCTCCAGGACCTGGTCAAAGACCGGGGTGCGAGTTTTTATCGCGGGGACATAGCCCGGGTCATGGCCAGGGACATGCGTGAGGGTGGCGGCCTGCTGACCCTGGAAGACCTGGCCGGCTACCAGGTGGTGGAACGAAAACCCCTGCGTGCCCGATACAGGGACCATACCCTGCTCACCGTGGGGCCGCCGTCCCTTGGCGGCAGCCTTATTGCCCTGTCCCTGGCGATCCAGGAACAGCTGGAACCGGTGGATACCTGGGGCTCGGCCGAGTACCTGCTCCGGACCACCGGGCTGATGCAGACCGTGGAGCAGCTCCGGGAACAGGGCGTGACCTCGCCGGAGGCCCTGGAAAAATTGCGGACCGACGGGGCTCTTGAACAGGCTGCCGAAAAGGTCCGGCTTTTCAGCCGCGGTACCACCCATCTCTCCATTGCCGACCGGGAGGGTAATATCGCCTCCATGACCTGTTCCAATGGCGAGGGATCCGGCTACTTCGCTCCGGGCACCGGCATCATGCTCAACAACATGATGGGTGAGGATGATCTTCATCCGCAGGGTTTTCATTCCAGCCCTCCGGGGATCCGGGTGAGTTCGATGATGTCGCCTTCCGCCCTGCTGCGTGACGGAGAGGTGGAGCTGGTACTTGGCAGCGGCGGTTCCAAGAGGATCCGCACCGCCATCACCCAGGTCCTGGTCCAGGTCATCGATTATGGCCGCGATATTGAGACAGCGGTCCAGGCGCCCCGGCTGCACTGGGACGGCAGCGTGGTCCAGGTGGAGCCGGGATTTGCCGACCAGGATCTGCAGGTGCTGGAGCAGCGGGTGGCCATCAATGTGTGGCAGGAAAAAAACGTCTACTTCGGCGGGGTGCACACGGTGGTGCCTGGCAGCCATGGTGTGGGTGATCCCCGGCGGGGCGGGGCCGTACGGGTGGTGGAAGAATGAGCTGGTATATCCTCAAACGGTTGCTCCTGATGATCCCGACCATCTTCGGGGTCATGCTGATCACCTTTGTCATCACCCAGTTCGTCCCGGGTGGGCCGGTGGAGCGGATGATGGCCCAGATCGAGGGCCGTACCGGTGGCGGTGAGGCCACCTCCGGCAGTACCGGGCTCTACCAGGGCAATAAGGGGCTTGATCAGCAGCGTATCGAACAGCTGCGCAAACTCTATGGCTTTGACAAACCGCCCCTGGTCCGGTTTCTTTCCATGATGCGCGACTACCTGACCTTTGATTTCGGCGAATCCTATTACCACCACATGAAGGTGGTGGACCTGGTCATCTCCAAGCTGCCGGTTTCCATGTCGCTGGGGTTGTGGTCTTTTCTGATTGTCTATTCGGTCTGCATACCGCTGGGCATCGCCAAGGCGGTCCGGGACGGATCCCGGTTTGACGTCATTACCTCCACCATCATCCTGGTCGGATACGCGATTCCGGGTTTTGTGCTCGGTATCGTTTTGATTGTCCTCTTCGGCGGTGGCAGTTTTTTCAATATCTTTCCCCTGCGCGGCCTGGTCTCGGACAACTGGAGTGAGCTGAGCCTGATCGGCAAGATACTTGACTACCTCTGGCACATGGTCCTGCCGATCATTTCATCCACTGTGGGCAGTCTGGCGGTGATGACACTTCTGACCAAGAACTCCTTTCTGGAGGAGATCCGCAAGCAGTACGTGATGACCGCCCGGGCCAAGGGGCTCAATGAACGTCAGGTCCTCTACAAGCACGTGTTCCGCAACGCCATCATTCCTATCATCACCGGGTTTCCGGGCTCGTTCATCACCGCCTTCTTCACAGGCAGCCTGCTCATCGAGACCATCTTCTCCCTGGACGGCATGGGGCTGCTGGCCTATGAATCGGTGATGAACCGCGATTACCCGGTGGTCCTCGGCACCCTGTACTTTTTCACCATTATCGGCCTGGTGTCCCGGCTGCTGTCCGACCTGAGCTATGTGATGGTGGATCCGCGGATCAGCTTTGAGCGGGTTCGGTAGGAAATGAAAACAGGAAAAAGAAAAAACAGCCTGGCCGCCCGGCGCTGGCGCAACTTTAAAAACAATAAACGGGGCTATTACAGCCTGATCCTGTTCTCCATTCTTTTTTTTCTGAGCCTGTTTGCCGAGGTGCTCAGCAACGACAAGCCGTTCCTGGTCTACTACAACGGCCACTATTATTTTCCGCTTTTCCGGGAGTACCCGGAGACCACCTTTGGTGGTGATTTCGAAACCGAGACCGACTACCGCGATCCCTATATCCTCGAAAAGCTGCAGACGAACGGCAACAGGGTCTGGTTTCCCCCCAATCCCCACTCCTATAATTCCATCAACCTGGATCTGGACGTGCCGGTGCCTTCACCCCCGACCAGGGAGAACCTGCTCGGAACCGATGACCGGGGCCGTGATGTCCTGGCCCGGCTTATCTACGGCTTTCGTCTTTCGGTACTGTTCGGCTTTGCCCTGACAGCGGTGGGAACCCTGCTCGGCATTGTGGCCGGGGCGGTGCAGGGCTATTTCGGGGGCAAGGTGGATCTGTTCTTTCAGCGTTTTATCGAGATATGGAGTGCCATGCCCGAGCTCTACCTGCTCATTATCTTTGCCTCCATCTTCAAACCATCCATCCTGCTCTTGCTGATCCTGCTTTCCATGTTCGGCTGGATGGGGCTGTCCGACTATGTCCGGGCCGAGTTCCTGCGCGGCCGGAATATGGAATACGTCAAGGCGGCCAAGGCGCTGGGTGTCTCCCATTTCACCATCATGTACCGCCACCTGCTGCCAAACGGCATGACCCCGGTAATCACCTTCCTGCCCTTTCGCATGTCCGGGGCGATCCTGGCCCTGACCAGCCTGGATTTTCTCGGCCTGGGCGTGCCGCCCTCCACGCCAAGCCTCGGCGAACTGCTGGCCCAGGGTAAGGCCAATATCGATGCCTGGTGGCTCTCCCTCTCCACCTTTGTCGTCCTGGTGGGAACCCTGGTACTGCTGATTTTCATCGGCGAGGCGTTGCGCGAGGCCTTTGATCCCAGAAAACAGTGAAGTCTGCTCAACAGGCTCTGTTTTGGAGCGTCACAGTTGCTCAACAGGATGTTTAGAGATCTTTTTCCGGGGAATGATGGCCTGAATATCAGGACGTTCAAGGCCCACCATGCCCACCATGTCCACCCCCGCCGCCACCGCCGCTGGTCGCGGGATTCACCGCGATGGAGAGAGTGGACCGGGCGGTCCTGCCGATGCCATCGGTCACCCGGACCTCAAAGGCATAGGTGCCCGCACTGGTGGGCGTGCCCGATATAACGCCATCGGAGGACAGGCTGAGGCCGGGCGGCAGGGTGCCACCGGTCTGGTCCCAGACATAGTTGCCGCCACCGGTGGCCGCGAGTTGGGCCGTGGGATAGACTTCGCCGACCGTGCCGTAATGGAGGAAGGTGGTGGAAATCCACAGCTGGCCGCAGGCCGAGTTGACCAGGCTGACGATGTCAAGATAGCGAACCTCGTCATCATACTCCAGGCTGCCCTGGGGACAGCCTGTGGTCACGGTGCCAGCCTGGAGAACCTGGTAGGGTGAACTGGTTCCGGTCTGGTTGCAGAGGTTTTTGCCCTTGCTGAGAAGTATGAAGGCAATGTTGTTTTTCAGGGTGCCCCGGTCATTGACCTGGAGATAGGTGCCCGGCGTCGTGCACACATTGGCCCCGGCAGGGGCGTAGGTGGCGTAGTACAGATCCTGGGTATAGGCATCGGTGGTCTTGACCCCGAGTGTCGTCAGGGAGGTGGGCAGGGCCTTGTAACGGTCCACATAGGCGAGAATGGACTCGTAGGCCTGGTCAACGCTGTTCCTCGTTTCAGAGAGTTTCTGCCTCTCCACGGCAATTTTCATGATCCCGCCGCCCATTCCGGCCAGCAGGCCGATGATGACCAGGACAATGGCCATCTCCACCAGGCTGAATCCCCTGCTGTCACCGGTCCACTCGGCCGGTAGTCCTTTGGCTGCTGATTTTTTTTTCAGAGGAGATGCCAGATGATCATGTGTTGGCCGGGGGAAGGAAACCATGGTTATTTCTCCACTTGTCCGCTGACGAGCGTCCGGGCGGCTTCAAAATTATACTCCAGGTCCGCATCGCCGGGATGTCTTTCAAGGGCCTGCTGGAGAATGGCGAGGGCCTCCCGGTTCTTGCCAAGCATCATCAGGGAGGCAGCCAGATTGTTCGCCACCAGGGGATCGCCGGATTTCTCCCACACCTTGCGGTACAGTCTGGCCGCCTCGGCAAAGTCTCCCCGGTTCCTGCACTCCTCCGCCGTCTGGACCAGCTGCTTGTGGCGGCGATCCATCAACATACCTGATACAGCCAGGCTGGTGTCCGGGGGTGGGGCGATTTCCCTGGCGTTTTTGACCGTTTTTTCCGTAACAGGCCGGGGGGGCGGATTTTCTGCTGTCCTGGCGAGTTGCTCCTGACTGGTGGCAGCTGGCCCTGGCTCACGGATCTTTGTTCCCTCATCCGTTCGTGCAGCGTCGTGGGGTCCAGGCGCCGGCAATGATTCCGGCCTGGCCTGACTGTCCGGTGATGGCGCAGCGGCCATTCGGGCCGGACCAGCCGGCTTGCTGTCGTCCTGGGCGGTAATCCC encodes:
- a CDS encoding carboxylate-amine ligase, with translation MDSIPFAQSRLATLGVELEFQILDRETLALVPGARQILAAAPAEFASRLAPEFIQSMLEVLTGVCSDVDEVAEDLRHTIHMLADVAGDQGMVLHAASLHPFAEPLDQVLTPDPRYERIMDELQFVGRQFITQGLHVHVGMDDREMAVRVCDVLQGYLPVFLALTGSSPWFRGLDTGLASYRTKLFEALPLAGLSGYFGSWQAYEDELHMLMEQGIIHQVRDLWSDVRINPFFGTVEVRSCDLPARFAEIVGMAGLIQAFAVAIVEGVVAPARINQRILGYNKWQAARYGLEGRFLDPLGLFDYRVLTLHQAAEQLFSLLGPWMDRFGSRQWCHQLEGILERGTSARQQRELMQQENSFAKMIQSMRAQFWE
- a CDS encoding gamma-glutamyltransferase family protein, producing MTDKEIRYTRSVVATGHELVSQAAADILGAGGNAFDAAVAAGFAGAVAEQTLTSLGGGGFLLARTSGKDGPVEEIVFDFFVDTPGRGLAEMPRPHFFPVTVQFGGSDQEFNIGLGSVAVPGTLKGLLHVHERLGRLPLADILSPAIDLARGHRLNDFQAGFLRLLHPIVTLTPEGRALYEPGDQFLRPGDVLQNPALAAFLQDLVKDRGASFYRGDIARVMARDMREGGGLLTLEDLAGYQVVERKPLRARYRDHTLLTVGPPSLGGSLIALSLAIQEQLEPVDTWGSAEYLLRTTGLMQTVEQLREQGVTSPEALEKLRTDGALEQAAEKVRLFSRGTTHLSIADREGNIASMTCSNGEGSGYFAPGTGIMLNNMMGEDDLHPQGFHSSPPGIRVSSMMSPSALLRDGEVELVLGSGGSKRIRTAITQVLVQVIDYGRDIETAVQAPRLHWDGSVVQVEPGFADQDLQVLEQRVAINVWQEKNVYFGGVHTVVPGSHGVGDPRRGGAVRVVEE
- a CDS encoding microcin C ABC transporter permease YejB, with amino-acid sequence MSWYILKRLLLMIPTIFGVMLITFVITQFVPGGPVERMMAQIEGRTGGGEATSGSTGLYQGNKGLDQQRIEQLRKLYGFDKPPLVRFLSMMRDYLTFDFGESYYHHMKVVDLVISKLPVSMSLGLWSFLIVYSVCIPLGIAKAVRDGSRFDVITSTIILVGYAIPGFVLGIVLIVLFGGGSFFNIFPLRGLVSDNWSELSLIGKILDYLWHMVLPIISSTVGSLAVMTLLTKNSFLEEIRKQYVMTARAKGLNERQVLYKHVFRNAIIPIITGFPGSFITAFFTGSLLIETIFSLDGMGLLAYESVMNRDYPVVLGTLYFFTIIGLVSRLLSDLSYVMVDPRISFERVR
- a CDS encoding ABC transporter permease, yielding MKTGKRKNSLAARRWRNFKNNKRGYYSLILFSILFFLSLFAEVLSNDKPFLVYYNGHYYFPLFREYPETTFGGDFETETDYRDPYILEKLQTNGNRVWFPPNPHSYNSINLDLDVPVPSPPTRENLLGTDDRGRDVLARLIYGFRLSVLFGFALTAVGTLLGIVAGAVQGYFGGKVDLFFQRFIEIWSAMPELYLLIIFASIFKPSILLLLILLSMFGWMGLSDYVRAEFLRGRNMEYVKAAKALGVSHFTIMYRHLLPNGMTPVITFLPFRMSGAILALTSLDFLGLGVPPSTPSLGELLAQGKANIDAWWLSLSTFVVLVGTLVLLIFIGEALREAFDPRKQ
- a CDS encoding putative Ig domain-containing protein; the protein is MVSFPRPTHDHLASPLKKKSAAKGLPAEWTGDSRGFSLVEMAIVLVIIGLLAGMGGGIMKIAVERQKLSETRNSVDQAYESILAYVDRYKALPTSLTTLGVKTTDAYTQDLYYATYAPAGANVCTTPGTYLQVNDRGTLKNNIAFILLSKGKNLCNQTGTSSPYQVLQAGTVTTGCPQGSLEYDDEVRYLDIVSLVNSACGQLWISTTFLHYGTVGEVYPTAQLAATGGGNYVWDQTGGTLPPGLSLSSDGVISGTPTSAGTYAFEVRVTDGIGRTARSTLSIAVNPATSGGGGGGGHGGHGGP
- a CDS encoding tetratricopeptide repeat protein — translated: MSKLFTTLKHLEQRQKESGSLPEQAPPPARSSTPERTGSRKKIIAILLFFILSGAATVVFLPRFLTSSTKTMATSVASPAGGQSTSATRASKARTNPALPGITAQDDSKPAGPARMAAAPSPDSQARPESLPAPGPHDAARTDEGTKIREPGPAATSQEQLARTAENPPPRPVTEKTVKNAREIAPPPDTSLAVSGMLMDRRHKQLVQTAEECRNRGDFAEAARLYRKVWEKSGDPLVANNLAASLMMLGKNREALAILQQALERHPGDADLEYNFEAARTLVSGQVEK